A single genomic interval of Solimonas sp. K1W22B-7 harbors:
- a CDS encoding SDR family NAD(P)-dependent oxidoreductase produces the protein MTIADALFDLRGKTALITGGSRGLGKAIATAFASQGTNLVIASRKLEACVAVARELEQAHGVQVLPLGINVKDWSQCQALVEAAYERFGQVDILVNNAGNSPAYPNLESVSESLIDSVIDLNLKAPFRLMALVGTRMAAGAGGSIINISSASSIRPTAMLLHYAAAKAGLNSLTEGFAKALGPKVRVNAILAGPFATDVFAGWDPDEFQRTMADPLFLKRAGQPSEIAGAALYFASQASSFTTGALLRVDGGVP, from the coding sequence GTGACAATAGCGGACGCGCTCTTCGACCTGCGCGGCAAGACTGCGCTGATCACCGGTGGCAGCCGCGGCTTGGGCAAGGCTATCGCCACCGCCTTCGCCAGCCAGGGCACCAACCTGGTGATCGCCAGCCGCAAGCTTGAAGCCTGTGTGGCGGTGGCGCGCGAACTGGAGCAGGCGCATGGCGTGCAGGTGTTGCCGCTGGGCATCAACGTCAAGGACTGGTCGCAGTGCCAGGCTTTGGTCGAAGCCGCCTATGAGCGCTTCGGACAGGTAGATATCCTGGTCAACAATGCGGGCAACTCGCCAGCCTATCCGAACCTCGAGTCGGTCAGTGAGTCGCTGATCGACAGCGTCATTGACCTGAATCTCAAGGCACCGTTCCGCTTGATGGCCCTGGTCGGCACGCGAATGGCGGCAGGTGCTGGCGGATCGATCATCAACATCTCCTCGGCCTCGTCGATCCGGCCTACGGCGATGCTGTTGCATTACGCGGCGGCCAAGGCCGGGCTCAACTCCCTCACCGAGGGCTTTGCCAAGGCGCTGGGGCCCAAGGTGCGTGTCAACGCCATCCTTGCGGGGCCATTCGCCACCGATGTGTTCGCTGGCTGGGACCCCGACGAGTTCCAGCGGACCATGGCCGACCCCTTGTTCCTCAAGCGCGCGGGGCAGCCCTCGGAGATCGCGGGGGCCGCCCTGTACTTCGCTTCGCAAGCCTCCAGTTTCACCACGGGTGCGCTGCTGCGCGTCGATGGCGGCGTGCCCTGA
- a CDS encoding Crp/Fnr family transcriptional regulator, with protein sequence MEEDRQQCQKSRIVRQSPWFAGLPAEALEQLQNSIRLRNVHGGQIIVARGMPLDSILGIVSGRMRLGAVSARGQEVNVGDLIAGGWFGDFSLYDDSPSPLDGTALEDSVLAVIPHRVVHEVGRRFPIIYREMHRDLLVRTRNLCDLFELVAAHPLAVRLAIRLLVLFQEHGKAIGNHSSKLTVRITQGELATLCYGTRQHINRLLCSWSEEGFISIRNDYIECSDFRRLVAKASLSGFAVT encoded by the coding sequence GTGGAAGAAGACCGGCAACAGTGCCAGAAGTCCCGCATCGTCCGGCAATCGCCCTGGTTTGCCGGACTGCCCGCCGAGGCGCTCGAACAGCTGCAGAACAGCATCCGCCTGCGCAATGTGCATGGCGGACAGATCATCGTCGCGCGTGGCATGCCCCTGGACTCCATTCTTGGCATCGTGTCGGGCCGCATGCGCTTGGGTGCGGTGTCCGCCCGCGGCCAGGAGGTCAATGTCGGCGACCTGATCGCCGGTGGCTGGTTCGGCGACTTCTCGCTTTACGACGACTCGCCGTCGCCACTCGACGGTACGGCGCTCGAGGACTCGGTGCTGGCGGTGATTCCACACCGCGTGGTCCACGAGGTCGGCAGGCGCTTTCCGATAATCTACCGCGAGATGCATCGCGACCTGCTGGTACGCACGCGCAACCTTTGCGACCTGTTCGAACTGGTGGCGGCGCATCCGTTGGCGGTGCGCTTGGCGATCCGGCTTCTGGTCCTGTTTCAGGAACACGGAAAGGCCATCGGCAATCATTCGAGCAAGCTGACCGTGCGCATCACCCAGGGAGAACTGGCCACCCTCTGCTACGGCACGCGCCAGCACATCAACCGCCTTCTCTGCAGCTGGTCGGAGGAGGGTTTCATCAGCATCCGCAATGACTACATCGAGTGCAGCGATTTCCGCCGTCTGGTCGCGAAGGCCAGCCTCAGCGGTTTCGCCGTTACCTGA